A region of the Peredibacter starrii genome:
ATCTACGTTAGCAGATTTCAATTCGTGGAATTTCTGCTCAGAAAGGATCGTTCCAACAGGAAGGCCACCCTCTGCTTCAGTGTTTGAAGAAGAAGTTACGATGTAAGCTTCGTTATAAAGGATTCTTTCAAGATCTTTTAGAGAAAGATCAAGAAGAGCACCGATACGAGAAGGAAGAGAACGAAGGAACCAGATGTGAGCAACTGGAGAAGCTAGCTCAATGTGGCCACAACGCTCACGACGTACTTTAGAAAGTGTAACTTCAACGCCACACTTCTCACACACAACACCTCTGTGCTTCATACGCTTATACTTACCGCAGATACACTCGTAATCTTTGATAGGTCCAAAGATCTTAGCGCAGAAAAGACCATCTCTTTCCGGCTTGAATGTACGGTAGTTAATAGTCTCTGGCTTTTTTACTTCGCCGAAAGACCATTCACGGATCGTGTCAGGAGAGGCCATCCTGATAGAGATGGCCTGAACTGAAACTGGATCTTTTGGTTTATCGAAAAAATTTAATAAGTCTTTCATTGAGCTAATCCTGTTCTAAAAATTAAAGTAATGGCTCTGCAGTCGGTTCTTCTAATTTCACATCAAGCGCAAGTGCTTGAAGCTCGCGAATTAGAACGTTAAACGACTCTGGTAAGCCTGGTTCAAGAACCTGCTCGCCTTTAACAATAGACTCATACATGCGCGTTCTACCTACAACGTCATCCGACTTAACAGTCAGGAACTCTTGTAGAGTATAAGCAGCACCGTATGCTTCAAGTGCCCACACTTCCATTTCCCCTAGACGCTGACCACCGAACTGAGCTTTACCACCAAGCGGCTGCTGAGTAACAAGTGAGTAAGGACCAGTAGAACGAGCGTGAATTTTCTCATCAACAAGGTGGTGAAGTTTCAACATGTACATTGAACCAACCGTTACTTCCTCAGAGAAAGCTTCGCCTGTGATACCGTCGAATAGAGTCGTCTTACCTGAACGATCAAGCTCAGCTAGGTCGAACATTTCTTCGATATCTTTTTCAGTAGCACCATCGAATGTAGGAGATGCGAAACGAACACCAGACTGAAGTTTTTCAGCAAGCTCTTTAACTTGAGCGTCTGAAGCTTTCTTCAACCAAGCATCTGTTTCAGGAGTCTTATAGATCTTAGAGATTAGATCTTTAATTCTATGAAGCTCCATTTGCTCTTCCATCATGTAACGAATCTTGTCACCAAGACCGCGACCTGCCCAACCAAGGTGAAGCTCGAAGAGCTGACCGATGTTCATACGTGAAGGAACCCCTAGTGGGTTCAATACGATTTCAACCGGAGTACCGTCGGCCATATAAGGCATGTCTTCTACTGGAAGAACGCGTGAGATAACACCTTTGTTACCGTGACGACCCGCCATTTTATCACCCGGCTGAAGCTTACGCTTAATCGCGATGTAAACAACGACTTTCTTGATAACGCCAGGAGGAAGCTCATCACCTTTGTGAAGTTTTGCAATCTCTTCATTCGCTTTAGCACGTACACGGTTAATACGGTTACGGATGTCAGCGAAGTACTCAGAAAGCTTCTCTTCAAGATCAGCTTTAAGAGGTAGGTATCCGATAAGCTCGAAAGGAATAGAGTAAAGAACTTCGTCTGTAATCTTAGTACCTTTCTTAAGTAGTTCAGATGAACCATCTTCAGAAACGAGTTTATCTTCAGTTACTGCACCACCAAGCATGTCAGCGATTTTCTTAATTGCTGAACGCTGGATGGCCTTGATTTCAATGTTCTCATCACGACGGATAAGAGCAGTTTCTTTTTCAATGATCGCTTTAGAACGAGCATCTAGTTCAACACCTTCACGAGTGAAGACGTGAGCATCAATTACTGTTCCGCGAACTGAAGAAGGAACGCGAAGAGAAGTATCTTTAACGTCTCCGGCCTTATCACCGAAGATAGCTTTAAGAAGTTTTTCTTCTGGAGAAAGTTGAGTTTCACCTTTTGGAGTGATCTTACCAACTAGGATGTCTCCTGGTTTTACGATCGCACCAACGCGGATGATACCAGCTTCATCAAGGTCTTTTAGGGCCTCTTCAGAAACGTTTGGAATATCGCGAGTGATTTCTTCTTTACCAAGTTTAGTATCACGAGCTTCCACTTCGTAGTTCTCGATGTGGATCGTAGTGAATACGTCTTGAGCAAGGATCTTCTCGTTAATAAGGATTGAATCCTCGTAGTTATAACCACCCCATGGCATGAATGCCACTAGGATGTTCTGACCAAGAGCTAGGTCACCAAACTGAGTCGCTGGACCGTCGGCGATAACATCACCAGCGTGAACGCGGTCACCTTCTTTAACTAGAGCTTTCTGGTTAATAGAAGTGTTTTGGTTAGAGCGTTGGTATTTAACTAGCTTGTGAACGTCTACGCCTGATTCTTCTTCTTTGAAGTTATCGCGTTGGATAACGATACGGTTAGAATCAACGAAGATTACTTTACCGTCGTGGCCAGCGAAAAGAATCGCACCAGAGTCACGTGCAACAGTTGATTCAACACCTGTACCAACAAGAGGAGCGTCAGTTTTAACAACTGGCACCGCTTGTCTCATCATGTTTGAACCCATTAGCGCTCGGTTAGCATCATCGTGCTCAAGGAACGGAATCAATGAAGTAGCGATCGAGATCATTTGTGATGGAGAAACGTCCATCAAATCAACTTCAGACGCGTCCACTAGTGCAAGTTCACCCTGCTTACGAGCAGCGATCATGTTACCAGCAACTTTTCCGTCTTTAATGAAGTGATTATCAGCTTGAGCGATAATTTTTCCTTCTTCTTCGAAAGAAGAGAAGTACTTGATCTTCTTCTCAATTGAGCGATCTTCGTTAACAACACGGTACGGAGATTCAATGAATCCGTACTCAGAAACTTTCGCGTATGTAGCAAGAGACGTGATTAGACCAATGTTTGGTCCCTCTGGAGTCTCAATTGGACACATACGACCGTAGTGAGTTGCGTGAACGTCACGTACTTCGAAACCAGCGCGCTCACGAGTTAGACCACCTGGGCCTAGAGCTGAAAGACGACGCTTGTGTGTTACTTCAGATAGTGGGTTTGTTTGATCCATGAACTGAGAAAGTTGAGAAGATCCGAAGAACTCCTTAACTGCAGCAGCAACTGGCTTTTGGTTCACAAGATCGTGCGGCATCATTGTGTCGAGTTCTTGAATCGACATTCTTTCTTTTACCGCTCTTTCCATACGAACTAGACCAACACGGAATTGGTTCTCAAGAAGTTCACCAACCGCACGAACACGACGGTTACCAAGGTGATCGATATCATCGACTTGACCTTTACCGTTGTTAAGATCCACAAGGTACTTAACAGTTGTAAGGATATCTTCTTTTGTAAGAACTGTGTTCTCAACAGGGATATCAAGACCGAACTTATAGTTGATCTTCATACGGCCTACTTTAGATAGGTCATATTTTGTCGCTGTAAAGAACAGACCGCCGAAAAGTGTTTCAGCAGCTTCAATCGTTGGTGGCTCACCTGGACGAAGTCTTTCGAAAATTTTAACAAGAGCTTCTTCAGTAGAGTGAGTCTTATCAAGATAAAGTGTGTTTCTGATTTGATCAGAGTAGTTCACGTTATCAATGTAGATAGTTTCAACTGACTTGATACCAGCTTTGATAAATTCGAAAATCTTAGATTCAGTAAGGGCCTCGTTTGCAGAAGCGATAACTTCACCTGTTGATTTGTCGTAGATATCGTCAGCAATAACTTTTCCAACAACTTCTTCAAGTTTAAGTGGAAGAGCTTTAAGACCAGATTCCTGAAGTTTTTTAACTGCAGGCTTAGTGATCTTTTTGCCTTTCTTGATGATTGCTTCACCAGTTTTTGGGTGAAGGATATCGTCATCAATACGAGCACCAGTAAGTAGTTCGTAATCTAGCTCACGAGAATAACCTTTCTCAGAAAGATTGATTTTCTCAAGAGGATAGAACGCCTTAAGAAGGTCAGCTACAGAGTAGCCCATTGCTTTAAGGATAACTGTTGCGTGGAACTTACGTTTACGGTCGATACGAGCGTAAAGAATGTTTTTGTGATCGAATTCGAAATCCAACCATGAACCACGGTGAGGGATGATACGAGCTGAGTAAAGAAGCTTACCAGAAGAGTGCTTCTTACCAGAATCGTGTTCAAAAATGATCCCTGGAGAACGGTGTAGCTGAGATACGATTACGCGCTCAGTACCGTTGAATATGAATGACCCAGTTGGGGCCATTAGAGGAATGTTACCTAGGTAAACTTCCTGTTCTTTAATTGATGAAATAGTACGCTGACCATCTTCACGCTCTGAAGTCATATCGTAGAAGATTAGACGAACTGTCACCTTCAATGGTGATTCATATGAAAGACCGCGGGCACGACATTCACCCACTGAGTATTTAGGCTCTTCTAGTGTGTAACTAACGAACTCTAGAGATACAGTCTTGTTAAAATCGAAAATTGGGAAAATAGACTTGAAGACAGCCTGAAGGCCCTTATCTTCACGTTTTGCAGGAGGGATATCTTTTTGAAGGAAATCCTCGTACGAGCTGATCTGCAGTTTCATCAAGCTCGGCGGTGACATCACATAGTCGTTTTTGCTGAAACTTCTACGTGTCCACTCGTTTGGTGCAAATACTTTTGTCATTTAATGACTCCTGAGTATGTAGGGCTCAACTAACCTAAAAATTCTTCTAAAACGCAAAAATGGAAGCAGGTTTGAGGCCTGCTTCCATGGAATCCCGAGGGACTATGAGAACAAAATTACTTAACTTCGACTTTAGCGCCGGCAGCTTCAAGCTTCTTCTTAAGCTCAGCAGCTTCATCTTTCGATACGCCTTCTTTAACAGTCTTAGGTGCGCCTTCAACAAGGTCTTTTGCTTCTTTAAGACCAAGACCAGTGATAGCACGTACTTCTTTAATAACGTTGATTGGTGAAGCACCTTTATCAGCAAGAACTACTGTGAATTCTGTTTTTTCTTCAGCAGCAGGACCAGCAGCAGCAGCACCAGCAACAGCTACAGGAGCTGCAGATACGCCGAATTTAGTTTCAAGTTCTTTAACTAGGTTAGCTAGGTCAAGAACTGACATTTTTGAAACGTGCTCGATAAGTTGTTCGTTAGTGATAGACATAATAATCTCCTAAAATTTTTTAAAATGTTTAAATTAAGCGTTTTCAGTAGCAGGGGCAGCAGCGCCACCTTGTTTTTGCTCTTGAATCGCGAATAGTACTCTAGCGAAAGCAGATACTGGGGCATTAAATGTAGCAAGTAATGTTCCAAGCATTTGGTTACGAGATGGCAATTTCGCAAGTGCCACTACTTCTGCTTTTGATAGTTTTTGAGTTCCAAGTTGACCGCCCTTAATAGTAACGATGTTCTCGAACTCACCAGCTGCATCGTTTACGATTTTCGCAACAGCCGCTGCGTCTTCGTAAGCAAATGCAACAGCACTAGATCCCTTCAGATCAGCAAGAAGACCTTCAGCAAATGTACCTTTAGCCGCGCGAGCGAAAAGAGTGTTACGAGTAATGACCATGTGGCCTTTAGCTTCGCGAACGTTCTTTCTGATTCTTACAGAATCAACTGAAGGGATACCTACGAGGTTTGTTAAGAAGACAGCTTGTGACTTCTCAATTTTCTCTTTGATTGAAGAAACTACTGCGTCTTTTTCTGCACGTGTCATCATAGTTTCATTCCTCCGTTGTTAATATATGGAGGGGAGTTTCGGCGGGCTTTACACTTCTATGTGAAGAAACCTGCTGTCTTCAACCCCTACAAAGTCAAAAAATTATAGAGATACAGTTGATGCGTCGTTAGCATCGATCTTCACGCCTGGGCCCATAGTAGTGCTGATTGTAAGCGACTTAACGTATGTACCTTTAGCAGAAGATGGCTTAGCACGAAGGATCGCACCAGTAACAGCTTTGAAGTTTTCAAGAAGTTGAGCTTCAGTGAAAGATTTCTTACCGATTGGAACGTGTACGATACCAGTTTTATCAGCACGGTATTCAACTTTACCGGCTTTTTGCTCAGCGATTGCTTTAGAAACGTCAGTTGTAACTGTTCCTAGCTTTGGGTTCGGCATAAGACCACGTGGACCAAGTACGCGAGCGATCTTACCGATCTTACCCATCATATCTGGAGTCGCGATTACGCGATCGAAATCCATCCAACCACCAGCGATTTTGTTGATGATGTCGTCACCACCAACGAAGTCAGCACCAGCTTTCTCAGCTTCAGCAAGTTTTTCACCTGCAGTGATAACTACAACAGTTGTCTTCTTACCAGTACCAGCTGGCATAACGATCGCACCACGAACCATTTGGTCAGCGTGACGAGGGTCAATACCAAGACGGAAAGCAAGATCAACAGTTTCGTCGAATTTTGCGTAAGCAGAAGACTTAGCAAGAGCTACAGCTTCTGAAACAGAATAAAGCTTTGTAGAATCAACTTTCTTCGCGGCTTCTTTATATTTTGGCGATACTTTTTTCATTTTTAATCCTTATCGGTTCAAACGACCTTTATGGGGTCTCCCGTATTACTTATAATCTAATTTAAGACCCATAGAACGGACTGAACCTTCTACAGTACGCTTAGCAGCTTCATGAGATGCAGCAGTTAGATCTGGTTCTTTAGCTTTTGCAACTTCAGAAACAACCTTCTCAGAAACTGAGCCTGCAACTTCGTGACCTGGTTTCTTAGAACCAGACTGAAGCTTAAGCTTATCTTTGATTAGATAAGTAGCTGGTGGCGTCTTAGTTACGAATGTGAAAGTTCTGTCCGAATAAACAGTGATGATTGTCGGAAGAACAACACCCATGTCTTTCTGTGTACGAGCATTGAATGCCTTACAGAATTCCATGATGTTCACACCACGTTGACCAAGAGCTGGACCAATTGGTGGAGATGGGTTTGCTTTCCCACCTGCGATTTGAAGCTTGATAAAGCCTGTGACTTTCTTAGCCATGATTACTCCTTGCGGTCTTAACGACTATCGTCTCCCGCTTTAATTATTAAACCTTCTCTACTTGAGAGAATTCTAGTTCTACTGGTGTCGGACGACCAAAGATCGAAACCTGAACCTTCACTTTACCTTTGTCAGAAATGGCTTCTACCACACCAACGAACGAAGCGAATGGCCCTTCGATAACTTTTACAGAATCGCCTTCAGAGAAGTTAGCAACAGAACGAGTACGCTTGAAGCCTTCTGCAAGAGAAGCTGTCATTGAAGCTGCTTCCTCGTCAGAGATAGGCATCGGCTTATCTTTAGTACCGCCAATGAAGCCGGTAATTTTGTCTGTATCTTTTACTAAGTGCCATGTCTTTTCAGTCATGATCATTTTGATAAGAACGTAACCTGGGAAGAATTTCTTCTTCATAGTACGCTTCTTACCATTTACGTTCGCAACCACTGATTCTTCAGGAACCATGATCTCAGCGAAGTATTCAGTCATATTGTGATTAACAATACGCTCTTTAAGAGTTTTTAGAACGCGGTTTTCGAATCCACTTAATACGTGAACGATATACCATTTGAAATCCGGAGAATCGCCAGTAGCGAGTACTCTCTCTGTATTTGCATCAGTCATTCTATTGATCCTTATTTATTAACTAGACCTAGAAGATAGTTGGCACCAAAATCGAAAAAGCCGAAGACAAATCCGAAGATAGTTACAGCAATTAGAATCACAAAAGTGTGTCTCCAAGTTTGCTGGCTATCTGGCCATACTACTTTCATAATTTCTTGATAAACATTCGTCAGAAACTCTGAAGATTTTGGGTTCTTCATAATTCCTACGTATGCTCCAACAGCGATAAGCACTGACACTACTTGAGTGAGAGCGTGGAAGTAAGGAATCATTGTCTCTAAAGCAAACCATTCAGCAAGCTTTTCGAAAAAACTGATAAGAACGTAACCAACTAGAATGCAGACAACAGCAACAGTAGCCTGAATCCACTTCTTGCCTTCATCATTAGAAGCCACAGCCATTTAAAACCTCAATTTAATCTGAAACGAACTCACATTTATGCAAAATCATAAGAGTTCTGTCTACAAAAAAATGTATTTGATTGACAAGTTGGGCACGATTCTTGCGTAACTAAAAACCGACTAGGTCGTGTGCAGTGCAAAAATCGTAGAAGTTGGCGGGCGCAGAGGGACTCGAACCCCCAACCTGCTGATTTGGAATCAGACGCTCTACCGTTGGAGCTATACGCCCAGAAAACTGGAATAAAAAAGGCCAACCGAGGTGTTTAGTCTCGGTTGGCCGAGTCGCTTTAAATATTAAGCAAGAATATCAGAAACAGTACCGGCACCGATCGTACGACCACCCTCACGGATAGCGAAACGAAGACCCTTCTCCATAGCTACTGGAGCGATAAGCTCTACAGCGAAAGAAGTGTTATCGCCTGGCATAATCATCTCAACGCCATCGTTAAGAGTGATTGAACCAGTTACGTCTGTAGTTCTGAAGTAGAACTGAGGACGGTAACCTTTGAAGATTGGAGTGTGACGTCCACCTTCTTCTTTTGTAAGGATATAAACTTCGCAACGGAATTTAGCGTGAGGCTTAACCGTTCCTGGTTTAATCATACACTGACCACGTTCAACGTCTTCACGCTTCGTACCACGAAGAAGAAGACCAACGTTATCACCAGCACGACCTTCATCAAGAAGTTTACGGAACATTTCAACACCAGTGATTGTTGATTTTTGAGCTTCTTTGATACCGATGATTTCGATCTCTTCGCCCACTTTCACGATACCACGCTCTACACGGCCAGTTACTACTGTACCACGACCAGAGATTGAGAACACGTCCTCAACTGGCATAAGGAATGGCTTATCGATATCACGAGCTGGAGTCGGGATATATGAATCAACTTGATTCATAAGTTCGATGATTGCGTTTTTACCGATCGCTTCGTCACGGTCTTCAACAGCAGCAAGAGCAGAACCCTTAACTACAGGAATATCGTCACCAGGGAATTGGTACTTAGAAAGAAGCTCTCTGATCTCCATTTCTACTAGATCAAGAAGCTCTTTATCGTCTACTTGGTCAACTTTGTTCATGAATACTACGATCGCAGGTACACCTACTTGACGAGCAAGAAGGATGTGCTCACGAGTCTGAGGCATAGGGCCGTCAGCAGCAGAACAAACTAGAATAGCGCCGTCCATTTGAGCAGCACCAGTGATCATGTTTTTAACGTAGTCAGCGTGACCCGGACAATCTACGTGAGCGTAGTGACGGTTAGCTGTTGTATATTCAACGTGCGCAGTATTGATTGTAATACCACGAGCTTTTTCTTCAGGAGCTGAATCGATGTCAGCGTATGATTTAGCTGTACCACCGTAAACTTTTGCCATCGTCATTGTGATAGCAGCAGTTAGTGTTGTTTTACCGTGGTCTACGTGACCGATAGTACCGATGTTTACGTGCGGCTTACTACGATCAAATTTTTCCTTAGCCATGGGGCTTCTCCTTCAAAGTTATTAAGGTCCGAGTTATCTGTGTTTTTGACTGGTAGAGTATGCTCCACCTTGCCTTTAATGACAATAAAAAAAACCTACCGGCCACATAGAGAAATGGAGCTCACGACGAGGATTGAACTCGTGACCTCTTCCTTACCAAGGAAGTACTCTACCACTGAGCCACGTGAGCTTTAAATCTATCTATGGGGATTAAATAAGGTTTGTGTTGCTCCATCTCATTAAAATGGAGCGGGCGAAGAGATTCGAACTCTCGACATCCACCTTGGAAGGGTGGCGCTCTACCAACTGAGCTACGCCCGCAGTTCTAAAAAATGGTGGCGTGGGGTGGATTCGAACCACCGAAAGACGAATCTGGCAGATTTACAGTCTGCTCCCTTTGGCCACTCGGGAACCACGCCGATTCCTTCCTAATTTTGTTGAACCCGAAGGGTTCATCAGAATTAAGTGGAGCTGCTCACAGGAATCGAACCTGCGACCTACGGTTTACAAAACCGTTGCTCTAC
Encoded here:
- the nusG gene encoding transcription termination/antitermination protein NusG, whose amino-acid sequence is MTDANTERVLATGDSPDFKWYIVHVLSGFENRVLKTLKERIVNHNMTEYFAEIMVPEESVVANVNGKKRTMKKKFFPGYVLIKMIMTEKTWHLVKDTDKITGFIGGTKDKPMPISDEEAASMTASLAEGFKRTRSVANFSEGDSVKVIEGPFASFVGVVEAISDKGKVKVQVSIFGRPTPVELEFSQVEKV
- the rpoB gene encoding DNA-directed RNA polymerase subunit beta; protein product: MTKVFAPNEWTRRSFSKNDYVMSPPSLMKLQISSYEDFLQKDIPPAKREDKGLQAVFKSIFPIFDFNKTVSLEFVSYTLEEPKYSVGECRARGLSYESPLKVTVRLIFYDMTSEREDGQRTISSIKEQEVYLGNIPLMAPTGSFIFNGTERVIVSQLHRSPGIIFEHDSGKKHSSGKLLYSARIIPHRGSWLDFEFDHKNILYARIDRKRKFHATVILKAMGYSVADLLKAFYPLEKINLSEKGYSRELDYELLTGARIDDDILHPKTGEAIIKKGKKITKPAVKKLQESGLKALPLKLEEVVGKVIADDIYDKSTGEVIASANEALTESKIFEFIKAGIKSVETIYIDNVNYSDQIRNTLYLDKTHSTEEALVKIFERLRPGEPPTIEAAETLFGGLFFTATKYDLSKVGRMKINYKFGLDIPVENTVLTKEDILTTVKYLVDLNNGKGQVDDIDHLGNRRVRAVGELLENQFRVGLVRMERAVKERMSIQELDTMMPHDLVNQKPVAAAVKEFFGSSQLSQFMDQTNPLSEVTHKRRLSALGPGGLTRERAGFEVRDVHATHYGRMCPIETPEGPNIGLITSLATYAKVSEYGFIESPYRVVNEDRSIEKKIKYFSSFEEEGKIIAQADNHFIKDGKVAGNMIAARKQGELALVDASEVDLMDVSPSQMISIATSLIPFLEHDDANRALMGSNMMRQAVPVVKTDAPLVGTGVESTVARDSGAILFAGHDGKVIFVDSNRIVIQRDNFKEEESGVDVHKLVKYQRSNQNTSINQKALVKEGDRVHAGDVIADGPATQFGDLALGQNILVAFMPWGGYNYEDSILINEKILAQDVFTTIHIENYEVEARDTKLGKEEITRDIPNVSEEALKDLDEAGIIRVGAIVKPGDILVGKITPKGETQLSPEEKLLKAIFGDKAGDVKDTSLRVPSSVRGTVIDAHVFTREGVELDARSKAIIEKETALIRRDENIEIKAIQRSAIKKIADMLGGAVTEDKLVSEDGSSELLKKGTKITDEVLYSIPFELIGYLPLKADLEEKLSEYFADIRNRINRVRAKANEEIAKLHKGDELPPGVIKKVVVYIAIKRKLQPGDKMAGRHGNKGVISRVLPVEDMPYMADGTPVEIVLNPLGVPSRMNIGQLFELHLGWAGRGLGDKIRYMMEEQMELHRIKDLISKIYKTPETDAWLKKASDAQVKELAEKLQSGVRFASPTFDGATEKDIEEMFDLAELDRSGKTTLFDGITGEAFSEEVTVGSMYMLKLHHLVDEKIHARSTGPYSLVTQQPLGGKAQFGGQRLGEMEVWALEAYGAAYTLQEFLTVKSDDVVGRTRMYESIVKGEQVLEPGLPESFNVLIRELQALALDVKLEEPTAEPLL
- the secE gene encoding preprotein translocase subunit SecE, encoding MAVASNDEGKKWIQATVAVVCILVGYVLISFFEKLAEWFALETMIPYFHALTQVVSVLIAVGAYVGIMKNPKSSEFLTNVYQEIMKVVWPDSQQTWRHTFVILIAVTIFGFVFGFFDFGANYLLGLVNK
- the tuf gene encoding elongation factor Tu, which encodes MAKEKFDRSKPHVNIGTIGHVDHGKTTLTAAITMTMAKVYGGTAKSYADIDSAPEEKARGITINTAHVEYTTANRHYAHVDCPGHADYVKNMITGAAQMDGAILVCSAADGPMPQTREHILLARQVGVPAIVVFMNKVDQVDDKELLDLVEMEIRELLSKYQFPGDDIPVVKGSALAAVEDRDEAIGKNAIIELMNQVDSYIPTPARDIDKPFLMPVEDVFSISGRGTVVTGRVERGIVKVGEEIEIIGIKEAQKSTITGVEMFRKLLDEGRAGDNVGLLLRGTKREDVERGQCMIKPGTVKPHAKFRCEVYILTKEEGGRHTPIFKGYRPQFYFRTTDVTGSITLNDGVEMIMPGDNTSFAVELIAPVAMEKGLRFAIREGGRTIGAGTVSDILA
- the rplL gene encoding 50S ribosomal protein L7/L12; amino-acid sequence: MSITNEQLIEHVSKMSVLDLANLVKELETKFGVSAAPVAVAGAAAAGPAAEEKTEFTVVLADKGASPINVIKEVRAITGLGLKEAKDLVEGAPKTVKEGVSKDEAAELKKKLEAAGAKVEVK
- the rplA gene encoding 50S ribosomal protein L1 produces the protein MKKVSPKYKEAAKKVDSTKLYSVSEAVALAKSSAYAKFDETVDLAFRLGIDPRHADQMVRGAIVMPAGTGKKTTVVVITAGEKLAEAEKAGADFVGGDDIINKIAGGWMDFDRVIATPDMMGKIGKIARVLGPRGLMPNPKLGTVTTDVSKAIAEQKAGKVEYRADKTGIVHVPIGKKSFTEAQLLENFKAVTGAILRAKPSSAKGTYVKSLTISTTMGPGVKIDANDASTVSL
- the rplK gene encoding 50S ribosomal protein L11 encodes the protein MAKKVTGFIKLQIAGGKANPSPPIGPALGQRGVNIMEFCKAFNARTQKDMGVVLPTIITVYSDRTFTFVTKTPPATYLIKDKLKLQSGSKKPGHEVAGSVSEKVVSEVAKAKEPDLTAASHEAAKRTVEGSVRSMGLKLDYK
- the rplJ gene encoding 50S ribosomal protein L10, which produces MMTRAEKDAVVSSIKEKIEKSQAVFLTNLVGIPSVDSVRIRKNVREAKGHMVITRNTLFARAAKGTFAEGLLADLKGSSAVAFAYEDAAAVAKIVNDAAGEFENIVTIKGGQLGTQKLSKAEVVALAKLPSRNQMLGTLLATFNAPVSAFARVLFAIQEQKQGGAAAPATENA